Part of the Musa acuminata AAA Group cultivar baxijiao unplaced genomic scaffold, Cavendish_Baxijiao_AAA HiC_scaffold_277, whole genome shotgun sequence genome, attagatgatatagaaaccaagaatggaagatctcttgtattgcaaagatttgtatggacctttgcaaggggatagtgcaaaacctacaactatgacagatgatgagtggaagaggttagatcgaaaaacaattgcgtttattagatagtggcttgatgatagtgtctttcaccatgtttctactgaaatttctgcatattctctttggaaaaaattggaaagtctctatgaaagaaaattagctggcaacaaagcttttttgatcagaaaacttgtgaacctaaaatatagagagggtgcttctattgttgagcatttaaataaaatacagagtattactaaccagttatcctctatgaaaatatctcttgatgatgagttgcaggcattgttacttctcagttcattaccagaaagttgggagacactggtggtttcccttagtaattctgcaccagatggtattgtcactatgagtcaagtaataagcagtttgttgaatgatgagttgagaagaaagagttcagcaacatctcagaatgattcacaggcacttatctcagagaatagaggaaggtcaaagtctagaagcagttcatgtatgggtaggagcaagtcaagatcaagaaaagatattgtttgctataactgtggtgagaaaggacattacaagaaccaatgtaagcaacctaagaagaacaagaaaaaaagaaaagaagtggagtctatagagttaaaggataatactacaactacaatacagggtggtgattatttgattttgtctccttctgatgatattttttcttgtgtgtgtcaggatcttgagtgggtgattgacacaagtgcttcttatcatgctacacctcggagagagttttttgctacatacaggtctggaaactttggtgttgtcaagatgggcaactatggcacagcagacatcattggcatgggtgatatccatttaaagaccaaccttggctacaagttggtacttaaggatgtgaggcatgtggttgatttgaggctgaatttaatttcagttggaagactagatgatgaagagtatgaaagcagatttcacagagggcaatggaagctcagtaagggttctcttgttataactagtggaaagaaatgtcatactttgtacaggttacaggctaaaacttatggtgagcagttcaatgctacagagaaagacttcagtatggagttgtggcataggcgattgggacacatgagcgagaaggggctgcaagctctttccaagagagaggtattaccatatctcagaggtatacatctgaacccttgtattgattgtttggctggtaaacaacatagagtttcatttgctagtgctgctttgtctagaaaaatgtatgccttagaccgtgtttatacagatgtatgtggtcctttgaggacaaaaactcctggtggatctgttgatgttcttggtataagtggtgcactttattttatcacttttatagatgatttttctaggaaagtttgggcttatgctttgaagaccaaagatcaggttattaatgtcttcaaagagtttcatgctagggttgaaagggagacagaaaggaaattgaaatgcataagattagataatggtggtgagtatacgggattgtttaatgactattgcaggtcacatggaatccaacatgagatgacagttcctggtacacctcagcataatgcaattgtagagaggatgaaccgcaccatcatggaaaagatcagatgtatgctttcacaggccaagctacccaaaaggttttgagatgaggctttgaggattgcagttgatgtgatcaacttatcaccatgtacagccctagatggtgatgttgcagagcatatatggtcagggaaagatatttcctactggcatttgagagtgtttggttgtcgcgcatttgtACATATTcctgacaatgagaggtccaagctggatggtaagtctaaagaatgtatttttcttggttactcacatgatcagtttggttacaagctttgggatccagaaaagcagaaggtgttcaggagcaaagatgttgtcttctttgaggatcaaacctttgaggatttgaagaagaaggcaccagccaagacttctacagaaggattagcagattatgacccagttattcctccggtatatcagggtgatgggggagatgtgcatgaagatagtgtagagcctgatgttgatttacctgcaggacatgttgagcaagaagaagtaggagagcaagttcccgcagaacctcagttgagaagatcttctagacaacgtcaaccttccagaagatactctacagatgagtatgtgatgcttactgatgcaggtgaactagagagttaccaggaagcagttgagagtgagcagaaagagaaatgGTTAGTTgccatgcaggaagagatggatgctcttcagaagaaccacacttatgatttggtgctgctaccaaatagaatgaaggccttgaagaacaagtgagtttttaggttgaagactcaagaatattgttctcaaccaaagtacaaagctagattggttgtgaaaggctttggtcaaaagaaaggtattgactttgaagagatattttctcctgttgttaaaatgtcttctattcgtgttgctcttagtattgctgctagccaggacttggaggttgagcagttagatgtgaagacatctttccttcatggtgatttggaggaggaaatttatatggagcaaccagaaggcttcaaagtcaaaggtaaagataattttgtctgcaagttgaagaagagcttgtatgggctaaagcaagctccaagacagtggtacagaaagtttgattcatttatgacagaaaatggatacaaaagaacggcttcagatgattgtgtatacatcaaatggtttggtggggattttattattctcttactttatgttgatgacatgcttattcttgggaaagatatgtctaaaattgacaggttgaagaaggaactgagtgagtcttttgcaatgaaggacatgggaccagcaaagcaaatactaggcatgcagatttctcatgataggaaaaacaagaagatttggttgtcacaggagaaatacatcgagaaggtattggaaagattcagtatgagcaatgctaagccagttggttctcctcttgcaggtcacttcaagttgtgctcagaacagagtccgtcaagtgatgaggagaaggagaaaatgcaaaaggttccttatgcttcagtagttggaagtttaatgtatgcaatggtatgtacgaggccagacatcgcatatgcagtgggtgttactagcagatttcttgcaaatccaggcaaagagtactagacagtagtgaagtggatttttagatatatcaaagggagctctaaggtttgtttaagctttggaggtggaccacctgtgttaacaggttacacagatgcagatatggcaagagatatagatacgaggaagtctacttcaggttatgtacttacttttgcagggggagctgtgtcatggcaatccaggttacaaaggtgtattgctctctctaccacagaagcagaatatattgctgctacagaggtatgcaaagaaatgttatggatgaaagaattcttacaagaattgaggctgaaacaggaaaattatgtggtgcattgtgacaaccaaagtgtcatccatttgtgtaagaacccaatgtttcattccaagtcaaagcatatagatgtcagataccactggattcgaaatgtatttgaagagaagcagttgcagcttcagaaaattcatacagatgacaacagagtagacatgttgacgaagaccctaccaaaagaaagataggagatatgccgacagctggtcggcatggtttcacattgaggagtcatgggacagcctcccttatgggctgaagggggaggttgttgggctgatggcccatattcagcccatgtgggctttatcagcccacagcccacaccccctcttaacctaaccctaattaagattagggagtgtggtggctgcgttttagatgcagattaaagctataaaaaggcagcaacgaggcagatctttgtagccacgagattccaaagagaagaaggagaacaaggcagaaaaggaagagaaagaaagggaagaagacaaggacaacgcagagagactgttctcaatcatctaacagtgttctcatctcaggttagatcaaatctacaataggctcttgctgtgattacttgggaggttttagatattgtgggcagtaacatgatccttatatcccagttattctcttgtggttgttgctagggttttgggcaagagattgagatttgtatattcattattctcatagtggattatctctagtttgcccagtggtttttacccttcacattgaaggggttttccacgtatatcttggtgttctgtttgattgtgtttccatttattccgctgcgtgttttggtcttctagtatttgttcctatacaaaggttattcctgtttatatccccatcaaaacCAATATGGGAGCATTGTGCTTTACCTACCAAACCTCCCTCCTTACAAATATCAATCTCGGAGTTGTCCTTGGCTATTAGTTTTTGAGAGCCTCATGCAATGGATTCAATGCAGGAGCATGTGTAAGCTAGAACCCGTATATCATCCTGAAGCAGCCCCTCCCCTAAAGCATTTCCCACTGATTACTCTCCTAAAACACATGGCATGTTGCCTCTCTCACATCATCCCACCATTGCCATCCTCTTGAATCATGCAAATAAGATCTCCTAACAAGAGACCTTGATTTTTTCGCTGCTGCTGATGATAGAAAAATTATTAAGACGGTTAACCTGACCCTCCTTTAACCCATCACATGGCTCTATCAAGATGCCTATACCCTCCCCTTTACATATCTCAAATCCCTTTATGGTTTTGGCATAATGTGACGAAGCCTCCCTTCCTCATGCTATAACATTACTTCCTAGTTACCAATTTACAATACAAAGCAAACCTCAAATGGTCCAGACCCCCTCACCTCTTGCACCTAATCCTATTTTCTTTGATGCACTAGTTTACAAGATGATAGAGGCTTTTCACAAGGCTATAGAGGAAGGCTTAAGCAAGGTGATAATCTACTTACTAATGAGATTGTCTTGGTGGGTCAAGATTATGGAAAAAGAAGGGATAAACGTTAAGAGGAGAACCCTAAAGTCGACTCCTTCCCCACTTTCTTCCTTCCTTCCGATCCAAGAAGAAATAACTATTGCACCCTAATACCAGTGTCGAATTTTCAAATGTAGAGACCCTCAACCACTCCTCTTCTTAATCTATTGATTCTTCTCTCCTGGAATTGGAGGGATGCCTTGAAGCATCAAGGAAAAGAATGGCTCCTAGGCCTAATGAAAATGCATCAACCTAACATCATTCTCTCCCCTTGAACATGCTTAGATGAGGAACATAATCATATCGTCCTTTGTAAGTTGGGCAAGGCTTGGTGCGGGGATTTCATCCTGATGGTCGGTTATCTTGGCGGAATCCTAGTTTCTTAGAGATCCTCATTCAAGGCTATAACTATTAGTAAAAATGATCAGTCCCTTAATCTTATTATGGAGAACCTAACTACACCTCTACTGTTCTTTTTCATTATTTATGATAGCACTTCAGCCTTCGTTGATCTCTCTGAAATCTATTTTGTGAACTCAACTCTATTTCAATTTCACGGTTTCTATGTAATGACTTCAACGTAATTCTTTCTACCAATGATAACCTTAGAGATAGAGATTGTTTTATCTCTCTAGTTTTATTTTggactttcaaaattttatttttaatactaGTCTTATTGATATTAGATTTCATGATAATCGTTTTATGTGGTGTAATAATCGATTTGGCTCCACTCGCTCTGCTAGGCTTGATCATGCTCTCGGTAACCAACATTAGATTTTCTTATTTGATATTATCCTTGTCCAATACCTCACTTGTGTTGCTTCTAATCATTCTCCATTACTGATCTAAGCTAACATTCTTAAATGCGCTTACAATCATGTCaaactttttttatttaaatcacaCTGGACTGATTACTAAGAAGTTGGTAGCATTGTGGCTTTCTCTTGGATAAGTGGTATTAACCCTCTTATAGACTTTCACCATAGGCTAACCCACAATTACCACCTGCTTTTCCAATGGCACCAAAAGCATGGTCAAAATTTGGAAAAGACTAgtctagacaaaaaaaaaaatgttgaacttaaaactaaGGACTCATTGGGCATTCTTGACCATAATAAGCACTTTAATCTTTTTTGCCTCGATTTATTATCTTAAATAGGTAACTTCATATTAAATGGAGGATAAAACCGCTAAAAGGATAAAAACACTATTTTTTTTCACAAAGTTGCCAccctaaaaaatcataaaaattatattaacatcttaAAACGTGATAGTGGGGACCTCTACCATAATAAAGATGAGATATGCTCTCATTTTTCTAGTTGATACTTGAACTAGTTGGCTTATTCGAGCTCCAAAACTTTCAATAATTGGGATCTTATTCTCTCTCTTCACATTTTAAATCACATCGATAGTGCCCTCTTGAGTGTAACATTTTCTCTTTTAAAGATTAGTACCTCTCTCAAGCAAATAGGCTAAAGTAAGAGCTTTGATCTTAGTGGCTTCAATGTagaattatttattaaatattgggACCTTCTCAAAGataatatcatgaatactttccACTTCTTTTAAAACTTCAAATGCCTTCCTAAGAGCTCGAGTAGAACTTTCTTAGTCTTTATCCCTAAAATAGATAATCTTAAAAAAATTCATGGATGATTGGCCAATTACATTGTATAATATAATCTACAAGTTACTTTGCAAGATTTTGGTTGTCCTCAACCATCTTGTTCAATATGAGtaatttgcatttatatttggTCACTCTGTccataataatattttgattgcTAATAAGTTGGCCCACTCGATAGCCAACTCTAAAGGTAGCTCTCCTCTTATCATCTTCAAAATCGATGGCCTTTGATAGCATTTCTTCGAATACTAATTTGAAGGTTATGAAGCTAATAAACTTTCCACCCCCTTTCATAGCTTGAATTTTAGATTGCTTGTCCTCCCCAATATTTATTTGCCTGATTAATTAGATACCTTCTAACTAGTTCTCTAGATATTATACTATCTGCCAAGGAAACATAATATCTTTTTATCTATATATATTGATCTAGTAGAACCTATACTCTATTCTCATGGGCCTTATCAACTTAAATAAATTTACCCCCTTTAACATAAAAAAGAATTAAGATTTCttatcttattttttatgatgatgtgaTAATTTTCTTTAGGGTTAATACTAAAACCTTCAACTGTGTTATTTTTGCCCTTAACCTTAGTAAATCTAATATCTATTTTCGTAGATATTGTTCTCCCCTATGAAATATAGAATATACAATCTATTTAGTATCAATGAGAGATCTTGACCTATCCCTTAGCTTCCTACTTTTATTTTTCACACTAGAATCCAAGAGCACCACCAAGGTCTGATGGTGTACAAGGTCCTTAGAAAGATCAAAGGTTAGTACAAAGAACTTCTTTAGTAAAGCTATATTTatcaactctattatcaattttatTCTTGTACATACTCATGAATTCTTTGAcctataaaaaaatcattaataatATGGGTAAagctataataaatatttttttagaatgATAATACtgattataataaatataaactcattagtcGGGACATAATCACTAATCTTAATATTATTGTGGTCTTGGCATTCATGATATAAAAATAATCAAAGTCACTTTTATCGCTAAGCATATTCATTAGGATCTCCCACACTAGGTAAGGGTTATTTAATCTTCTAAATCACCCAAGGGTGGGTTGTATAAAATCATTAAGAATGACTCTCATATTAAAGCATAGACTAACCCTTGGATTTGTAACTATCCGATCAATTATTATCCTATATTCTTTGATATTAATActattgagaatattgatcctaaTCTTATTGCTGATAGATTATGAGACTTGGTAAAACTCAAAGAGGTTTTCTACCCTCTCCTTGTATTCTGTATTTTTAGCATCTATGTGTCATATGTTCTCGGTGATGATGCTTGGGTTTGAACCCTTTCCCCTAAATGCTCTTTAATTACAAGTAATTTTTATAAGTAAGTAAAGACTAGTAAACAATATGAGGATAGAACTTGGAGTAGTTGGAAGGCAATGTGATAGCTTGTGGTGGCCCCAAAAATCAAAATctttatctaaaattttttgtGAAATTGCCTCCATATTTGTTTGACAAAATTCTACACTGTTAACATAAGCTTTGCTCTATTTGTCACTTATTTAATAATTctttatgtattttcttttttaatacaaGTTTATTTCTCCTTTTGGAATCCGATTGGTTAGAGAAtgtatgtttatttttttttttcttttcttcaatgATTCGAATAATAGTTATTGGCTAAGAGAGGGCTTTAACCTTAGACACTTTAATGATATTTGGATCCATAGATTCATTATAAATTATCTTTAGAAACTTTTGTTAAACTGTAATAACTATCACTTTTGCAACCACTATTTGGATCTGTAGCTTTGTTGTGTCGTGAGGGAAATGACGTAATAGATCCACACCTTATACCACTGGGAGTATCCTCTTCATTGTGACTTGAATACAATAGATCTTTTGACCCTTATTATAGTTTTACAGGTGGTGACTTTGTTATCAAGATCATCGAAGGAAGGATTATACTTGAGCAAGGAGTTCCATGTATGACCTCCTCTACCTTGATGGTTGAAACGTTAGCTTTACGTAAAGGATTTTACTGAGCACTTTAGCATAACTTGCCCTCCTTAGAAATTTAGACGAACTCTATCCAACTTGTCAATTACGTCTCCTCCCACGAGATCTTTCataacatcaaaatcattttcaactatTTTAATAGAACACTTAACTTTGCAATCCATGTTCATACCGCTTTTCTAGGGTGTAGGCCACCTCTCATTTCAACTCAAGGTCTAAAAAAAAACCATTTTGAGGTTATTGTACTTGAAGTGACCTAGATCTAGGCATGCTTATTTTTTCACTTCAATCACACTATTTTCTCACATTTGCTTAAAAAGATACGTTAGATGCCTGAAGTATTCTGCAATGAAAATGTTTGTCTTGCTTATATCTGACAATTTAAGGCACCAATTGTGTTACCAACTTTGTCCATATTACTTTATGTGCTTTATTTAGTTGCTGCAATAGCTCATAAACCTTCCTTGTGTGCTCTCATTTGTAATAAACACCATGTGATTGACTTAGCATTGCAAGATGTGGGTAGCTGCTTCTTTGTGTGCTCTCATTTGCAATAAACACTGTGTGATTGACTTAGCATTGCAAGATGTGGGTAGCTGCTTCTTTGTGTGCTCTCATTTGCAATAAACACTATGTGATTGACTTAGCATTGCAAGATGTGGGTAGCTGCTTCTTTGTGTGCTCTCACTTGCAATAATGACTTGGCATTGCAAGATCTCACTTGCAATAATGACTTAGCATTGCAAGATGTGGGTAGCTGCTTCTTTGTGTGCTCTCACTTGCAATAATGACTTGGCATTGCAAGATCTCACTTGCAATAATGACTTAGCATTGCAAGATGTGGGTAGCTGCTTCTTTGTGTGCTCTCACTTGCAATAATGACTTGGCATTGCAAGATCTCACTTGCAATAATGACTTAGCATTGCAAGATGTGGGTAGCTGCTTCTTTGTGTGCTCTCACTTGCAATAATGACTTGGCATTGCAAGATCTCACTTGCAATAATGACTTAGCATTGCAAGATGTGGGTAGCTGCTTCTTTGTGTGCTCTCAGACTTAGCATTGCAAGATTTGGGTAGCTGATACAAGATAAACAAACATGATTCGTGTTGGATTCCTGCGCTCTTCTCGTGATTGATAGCAATGTCTTCAAAGAGAAACAGCACAACCTCCTTTTATCATACCCAGCAATTCATGATATTTTTCTTGTAGAACAAGTCATCTCCTTCGATCTGAGAAAACAATTCTTGTTTCGTTGTGTACAAGCAATCGATCAAGTGGTTTTCTTTCTCATATTAAGAAGGAACACCATCTTCAATTGTAGGTGGAAAACGGAAGCGGGCATACCAACTTGCACTTTTCCTGATTCCTCGTAAGTCTCCGAGCCCCTCCATCAGCAGCAACCAACGGTCCACATTGATGAGCGTGCATTCACCACCATTTGACTGTTGAATCGACACCATCAATCATTATACTTACGTAGCTTTCACACCACCCTCTCGTCGTAGAGAGGCTCGAATCCGTTTGGTGAGGCCAACCAGCGCAACATCGACCGCGTCATCGAACCCGAGCTCACTTCGGTTCGCCTCCGGGTGGGCGTAGGTCATCCTCGGAATCAGCGCTATCACCGTCTCCCTCATCCTCTCCACCTCGGCTCTCGGGATCCGGGCCAATTCTTCCTCCACCCGGTCCCATCGGTCCCGTTGGAGCAGAACCGACCAGTTCTCAGGTCGGCCTGGCAAATACCACTCGTACTGCGTGTAGGCCGCGTGCTCTGAGAAGAACACTGGGATGCACCCCGCGAGGACCGCGTCGAAGGTGGACCGCCGGGTGAACGACTCGCCGGGCGGCTGCAGGCAGAACTCGGCCCGGCGCATCACGTCGAGGACTCGGTCGGGGTCGCCACACTCGTGCCGAGCCGCTTCGCAATCGACTGGGATGCACCGGTTCGATTTCCAGCACTGGTTCATGATGGTGGACCGAACCGAGCCCTTGTCCTCGTCGGATCGCAGGCCGCCGACGAACGCCGACAGGTGCGTCCGCCTGAACCGACGGAGCTCTGCCTGCCACTCCGCCACCTCCGCCGCGGTGCGCGGGTGGAAGTAGGAAGGGTACGGGATTCCGAACTGGTTGTGGCCCTCCCATGGGTGGCGCTCCACCGTGAGGACCGTCATGTTGGCGACCTCCGGTAGGAGGAGGAGGCGGTTGGTGCCGAGGTCCGGGTACGCCGGGGAGCGCATGAAGTTCCAGGAGGCGTGGCCGAGGGTGAGGAAGTGGTCGCGGCCGCCGTGGCGGCGGAAAGAGGGGAGGGAGGAGAGGTGTGCGGCGAGGTCGACCGCGAGGGCGTCGCCGCGGGTGTGATTCTTCTGCCGGAAGTTGGCGGCGGCATGGAGGCCGGCGTAGAACGGGACGTAGAACAGGAGCGCCGCCTCGGGGTCAGTGGTGCGGCAGGGGTGCCGCTCGGCGCGATGGTGGAACAGCATCTCGGCGGCCAGCGGGTGGGTGGCGTACCACGACGTGCCCACCACATCGTCGGCGCGGAGAGGGAGGCGGAGGAGGGGCCGGCCAAGTCCGCGATGGCCGACGTGGGGGCACACGTCGCAGGAAGCGGGGCGGGCGAGGCAGCGCTGCATGAGGGCGGCGTTGAACCGGGGATGGATACTGTGTATGTAAAAGGGCGCAATGTCGGGGTGGCAAGTGTCCAGCGAGCGGCTGAGCCGGCAGTGGCGGTGGCCGCCTGCGACGGAGCGctcggaggaagaggaggactcTGGTGGGAAGGTGAAGAACAAGAGGCGAAGCCACAGGACGTAGCAGAGGACGACAAAGACGACGAAGCGGAAGCGACGGAGGAGAGAAGAAGGCTTGACCTCTCtataagagaaagaggaagagaaaagcaagaaggatttctccttgtcttcggccaTGGAAGACATTAAGAGGCACAAACGGAAGCTCCTTTTTTGCGTTCAATTGGAGAACGGTCGAGAGAGGAGACGAGGAGCAGCGGAGGCGACGAGCGATGTGTGCTTAGACTTTGCGACGGGGGACAGCACAGGCCAACTTTGGTTTCTTTCTTATAGTGGAGTAGAGGGTGGGCAAAAGCAAAAGGGTTTTGACCCATACGTTCATAAACTAGTTAGTATATGACTTGGTGCTACAGTTGTATAATGACACTGCGCATTTAGGTGAGAGAAGCTTTTCTGGATCTTGTCTCTCCAAAGCAAGTGAGTGAGGCTTTGTTCTCGAGACAAGAGTGGGTGGTTAAGCTGTGGGGATTATTAATTGGATAGCCTCGAGGAAGTAGGGCATTAATTTTATTTGGTGTTCTTTGACTTCCTTCCTCTTACTGTTCACCAGATAAAACCTAACCTTTCTGGACACTCAAGGAAGAAATTTATAGATTAATCACTTACTTAATCTTTGCTTGAAACAAAGCCAAAGATTAATCACTCCTCGTTCCTTGTGATGGAACGACAGTTAAATCAAGCGGAAAGATGCATTGCACCATTTGTCATTCCTTGCGCATTCCGAGCTCCTGTTTCCATGACCCACCATATGTGTAGTGCAGAACCCATGTCCTCCGTTTAAGTAAGCATCTTATCCCGAATAAGGTTTCTCTCTCGTGTCCTGCTCGGTGGCTGGCTGGCTATTCACTACGTTCCTCTCTCCCGAAGCAACGTGGCTTCTTGTCGGTATTATGACcttcttcttgtattcatcaCATCCTGCATAAAATGGTCAACCATCCATCC contains:
- the LOC104000363 gene encoding probable xyloglucan galactosyltransferase GT17, coding for MSSMAEDKEKSFLLFSSSFSYREVKPSSLLRRFRFVVFVVLCYVLWLRLLFFTFPPESSSSSERSVAGGHRHCRLSRSLDTCHPDIAPFYIHSIHPRFNAALMQRCLARPASCDVCPHVGHRGLGRPLLRLPLRADDVVGTSWYATHPLAAEMLFHHRAERHPCRTTDPEAALLFYVPFYAGLHAAANFRQKNHTRGDALAVDLAAHLSSLPSFRRHGGRDHFLTLGHASWNFMRSPAYPDLGTNRLLLLPEVANMTVLTVERHPWEGHNQFGIPYPSYFHPRTAAEVAEWQAELRRFRRTHLSAFVGGLRSDEDKGSVRSTIMNQCWKSNRCIPVDCEAARHECGDPDRVLDVMRRAEFCLQPPGESFTRRSTFDAVLAGCIPVFFSEHAAYTQYEWYLPGRPENWSVLLQRDRWDRVEEELARIPRAEVERMRETVIALIPRMTYAHPEANRSELGFDDAVDVALVGLTKRIRASLRREGGVKAT